The genome window ACCACGGGGCCACGCTGTCCGCGACGGTGCGTGGCGAGACTGTCACCGTGCCGCGCGCCGACGAGGAGCGGCTGCGCGGTGAAATCAACAAGCTCGGCTTCTACTCCGTGCTGCGAGATGACTCGGAGGTGGACAGGCTGGAGCGTGACCCCGCTGCTCAGGCGACGGAGTTCAGGCGGGAGATCGTCGCCCAAATCAAGCACTGGGCAGAGCTGGTGGAAGAAAGGCTCGATCCGTGGATCCGCTGCATCATCACGCCAGGCAACGACGACCCGCTGGAGATCGATCCCGTTCTGCATTCGGCGCCGCGGATCGACTGCCCGGAGGGAGAGCTCTTCGACCTGGGCCCCGCCCTGCTCGCCAGCTGCGGCGACGTCACGCCGACACCGTGGAACACCGACCGCGAGTTTCCCGAACCTGAGCTCGCGAAGCGCCTGGCCAAGATGCTCGACGCGGTGCCCAAGGGCCGCGAGGTGATCTTCAACTTCCACAACCCTCCGTATTCGTCTGGACTGGACTTCGCGGCCGAGCTCGACGCCAACCTGCTGCCGGTCATCCGCGGCGGGCGGCCGAGCATCATCCCGGTGGGCAGCACCGCCGTGCGCAACGCGATCAGGCAGTATCAACCGTCTGTCGCGCTACACGGCCACATCCACGAGTCAAAGGGGGCGCAGAAGATCGGAACGACGCTGTGCCTAAACCCCGGCTCGGACTACGCCGCCGACCTGCTGCGCGGCGTGGTGGTGGACATCGCCGAGGACGGCAGCTCCCTCGACTTCCTGTTTACCGCGGGTTAGCCTGAGGACAAGATGGGGGCAAACGGGCGTCCGGCCGAGCCACACCCAGATGTGGTGGCCGAGGCGAGGCGCCTCATTGCCGCCGGCGAGGCGGCGCACGTGATGCTCCGGGCGCTGGGCGGCGTTGCGGTCCGTTTGCAGTCTCCGGACGAGGGTCCGCTGCTGCCCCGGTCTTATCAGGATATTGACCTGGCCACGACCAAGGACAAGCGTCGCGTCGCGGAACAGTTGATCACCTCGGCCGGCTACATCAGCGACGAAATGTTCAACACCCTGCACGGGGTTAGCCGGATGCTGTTCTACGACCACGCCAACCACCGCAAGCTCGACGTTTTCGTGGGCCAGTTCAGCATGTGCCACGTGATCCCAATCGCGGACCGGCTCAACCGCGACCCACTGACCGTGCCACTTGCCGAGCTGCTGCTGACCAAGCTTCAGGTGGTGGAGTTGACCGAGCGCGACCAGCGCGATATCTACAACCTGATCTACCACCACCCACTTTCGAGGGAAGGCTCCCACGGGATTGAGGTCGATTTCATCGCAGTGCTGTGCGCCAAGGACTGGGGCCTGTGGCGCACCACCAGGCAGACGGTGGAGCGTTGCGTCGCCAACCTGCCGGAATACAAGGTGCCTGCGCAGGCGGCGGCGGTCATCACGGACCGGCTGGGAGAGCTTTGGAGGGGCATCGACGATGCTCCAAAGACCACCGGTTGGCGCCTGCGCAGCCGCGTTGGCGACCGGGTCCGCTGGTACGAAGAACCCGAGGAGCACCGAGACAGCCAGTAACGGATGCCGCGGCGCGACTTCGATTGTCGACCTTGCTCGTGTCAAGTATCGGTGTGCAGAAAAGGCCGCCTCGCTGCCTGTCCGATTGTGGGGTGCTTTTAATCCGTCCGTATTCTCTGGAGCATGCTGCGCAACGCCTGTACTTCGCGGTTAACGAACTGTCCAGGAACCAGTTCGAACCTGGGCGCAAATCCGACCGGCCCCAGCCTTGAACTAGATCGTCGCGATGGTGACCCGGGCCCGTGCGGCGTCGACGATGTGCTGGACGTCGCGAGGATCTGAGGTCACAATCCCGTCGCCACGCCGTATGGCACCCTCGACGACGGCGACGTCAACGATGTTCCTGTGGCTGGAGCGCCCAACGAGAACGCCCACGTCCTTTGCCTGACCCTCGCTCATAGCCTCGACTACGCAAAGTGCGAGGAAGCGGGCCAGGCTCGCCTGACGAGGGCCACCGCGCCAGGCTTCGGCAAGCACCGGTGCCGGGACGGTCGGCACTACTTCCCCGGCGAGGAAGCCGGCATGCAGCGCCCACATTCGGCGGTCGTTGCGCTCGGCGGCAACCAAGGCGCCGGTGTCGTAGGTGACGCCGGGCATCTATCTAGGCAGACTCGCCAGGCGGCGCCGACTTCGTTTGCCGAGTAGCGCCCGGGCGCGGGCGAGACCATCCGCGAGCTCGTCTGCTGTCAGTGGGCCGTGGTCCGATTCCCACCCGGCGATCGCCTGCCGGCCTGCTTCCAAACGAAGGCGGTGAGCTGCCGTTCGTGCAATCCATCCGCTCACCGTCGTTCCCTCAGCGGCGGCTGCCCGCTCGATGTCATTCGCCAGGTCCGGCGGAAGCGAGATGGACCTCTTCAGGCGTTGAGCCACATTCCAATGGTAGTACAGCCGGTAGGACAAATCAATGCCAGTTGACAGCTTATCGAATGGACTGCGGTGGACTCTGGTGGACCCGATGGCCTGACGTAAAGGCCGCTCACCGTACTGGGGTAGACGGATATTCCTTATCCGTTGTTCCTCGTTCGTCGCGGCGACCCAGATGTTCTAAGCGGCCACCTGCAGATCAACGTGGTTGCGGCTAACACCTGCCCGCATGTAAAGAAGACGCGCGCGAGAGGGTCGTCGCTGCGGAGCTGGTATCACCACATGGCCGCCCGCCCGCTCTTACGCGACGAAGAAATCGATCGGTCGGCCCAGCCGCTCCGCGAGCTGGGAGAGGACTTCTTGCGATGGACGCACATCGGCGCTCTCGTACATGTGAACAGCGGCTCTGGAAACAATCCCCTCCCCCAGTGCCTGCAACGAGAGCCCAGCCGCCATCCGAGCCTCTTTCAGCGCGCCCGTTTTCAGAACGACCCCGGCCCGCCTGCCGCGCGTCCGTCGACCAAGGGCATGGCGGCCACGTGGTGGTTGCCCGCGTCCGTCCATCGCCGTGCGCATCCGATCGATCAGACGCTGCAGGTCCTCGATGCTGGGGCCCTCACCGGTCGCCGTGTTCCCGGCGACGAGGACATGGACGAGCTGTGGGGTTGGCGTGTACGAGGACGCGGGCGCGAGCTCGATGGCTACGACCTGACCCTTTCGATCGCGTTCAATGGTGATTCCGCCGGTCGCCGACTCGCGTCGCCTGCGCTTCAGCTCATGGTCGATGAATTCGAGCCGGATCACGTCGCTCGTCAGGTCCACAATCAGCCGCACGCTGGCAATTCTGGGATCTGGTCCACGCCATGTCCAGCGCCACGATCTGCTGCTAGGAGACGCGCGCCTCCTCATCCCAGCGATTCAAGGCGATCTCAAAGGCGGCCGATCTGCCGATATGGGCAGCCAACTTCCACTGGCGCGCCGCCGCGCTCACATCTCCGCGGTCGTCGAGCAGTTGCGCGTATCTCATATGACACTCGCGTAAGCGGTCACGCATCTCACCCTCGCCGAGAATGCGGATCGCCTGCAGAAAGTGAT of bacterium contains these proteins:
- a CDS encoding metallophosphoesterase translates to MAGKGGRKRALRLYFATDIHGSERCFRKFLAAAKAYDATVLIMGGDIAGKGLVPIRDHGATLSATVRGETVTVPRADEERLRGEINKLGFYSVLRDDSEVDRLERDPAAQATEFRREIVAQIKHWAELVEERLDPWIRCIITPGNDDPLEIDPVLHSAPRIDCPEGELFDLGPALLASCGDVTPTPWNTDREFPEPELAKRLAKMLDAVPKGREVIFNFHNPPYSSGLDFAAELDANLLPVIRGGRPSIIPVGSTAVRNAIRQYQPSVALHGHIHESKGAQKIGTTLCLNPGSDYAADLLRGVVVDIAEDGSSLDFLFTAG
- a CDS encoding twitching motility protein PilT, whose amino-acid sequence is MPGVTYDTGALVAAERNDRRMWALHAGFLAGEVVPTVPAPVLAEAWRGGPRQASLARFLALCVVEAMSEGQAKDVGVLVGRSSHRNIVDVAVVEGAIRRGDGIVTSDPRDVQHIVDAARARVTIATI
- a CDS encoding XRE family transcriptional regulator, with the translated sequence MRRRASPSSRSWRWTWRGPDPRIASVRLIVDLTSDVIRLEFIDHELKRRRRESATGGITIERDRKGQVVAIELAPASSYTPTPQLVHVLVAGNTATGEGPSIEDLQRLIDRMRTAMDGRGQPPRGRHALGRRTRGRRAGVVLKTGALKEARMAAGLSLQALGEGIVSRAAVHMYESADVRPSQEVLSQLAERLGRPIDFFVA